Within Flavobacterium pisciphilum, the genomic segment GCTATCTTTTTGGAACTTGTTAGCAGGCTCGTTTTTATTTTTATAGTTCCCTTTACCTTTCTTATCCTTAATGCTTCCTAAAAACAGTTTTCTAATCTTAAATTGCTTCCCTAATGTAGAATCTGGCTGAAAGGCAATTGCTTTTGCCGAAATAAGCAATGCATTTTTAACTTCCTTGGTATAAATAATAATATTTGCAGTCATTCCAGGCTTTAACTTTAAGGCATCATTACTAGCATTAATAATAGTAGTATAAGTAACTACATTTGAAGAAATAGCTGGTTGCAGGCGCACCTCGATTACAGTTCCATCAAAGACATCATCTGGGAAAGCATCAACCGTAAAAGTTGCTTTTTCTCCTACTTTAACATTCCCTACATCTGCCTCATCAACTGATGCCTGAACTTGCATTTTGGTAAGATCTTTGGCGATACTAAATAATGTTGGCGTATTTAAACTTGCAGCTACTGTTTGTCCCTCACTTACTTTCCTAGACAGAACAGTGCCATCAATAGGAGATGAAATATTAGTAAAGGAAAGATTCCTCTGTGCTGATTTTAATTGTGCAGTAACGCTATTTACATTATCTCTTGCAACTTCATATTGATTTTTGGCAGCTTCAAAATCGGCTCTACTAATTCCCCCAGCCTTATATAATTCAGTTTGTCTATTATAATTGGATGATTGGTAACTCAGATTACTCTTTGCTAATTGCAAATTGGCTGTTATCTGCTCTACTTGTGCAAGAAACAACGATTGGTCAATTTGTGCCAGCAATTGCCCTTTTTTCACTACCGAATTAAAATCTACAAATACCTTTTGTATTGTACCCGAAACCTGTGTTCCTACAGCTACAGTATCTACAGGTTGAATTTTTCCTGTAGCGGTTACACTGGTTGCTATATCTCCATAATGAGGTTTTTCGGTAATCAGTTCTACAGTATTACCTTCTTTATGAAAAATAAAGTATCCTATACATCCTATAAGCAACAACCCAATGATGATAATGATTATTAATTTACTCTTTTTCATTTTTGCACTTTTTATAGTTTGATTGGATCTCCTCTATAGAAATCATATATTTTTAAACTCACTACAGCATTAAATTTTGCCTGAATAAAATTCTGCAATGCCTGAACATATAAATTCTTCTCCAAGAGATAATCTACGGTATTAATTCCACCCAGTCTTAATTGTTCATTTGCTATTCGATAATTCTCAGTATTCGCTTCAAGCTGTTCGTTAGCAGCAGCAAACTGTGATTGGGCATTAAGAACATTTATATACGCTTGTTCTACTTTTTGAGAAAGTACTGTTTCAGTATTCGTAAGATCTAATTTAGATTGGTCTATGGCTATTTTAGATTTTTCGACGCTCGTCCTTGCTATCCGATTATTAAATACCGGAATAGTCAATGAAAGCCCTACACGCTGGTAAAAATTATTATCTAATTGTGATCCAAATGATGTACTCTGATTATCTGAATATCCCGAAGCCAATGTACCACTAGCGCTAAGCGTTGGTTTAAAACTAGCTTTGGACTTTAATAACTCCAAATCAGCTGCTTCTTTTCCTAATAAACTACTTTTAACTTCAGGTCTTTGCTCTAATGCTATTTTTTGAGCTTCATCTAAGTTTACCACAGGTAAAGTAGTAGCTAGATTTTCTGGTTTCTGAATATTTAAATTATATCCTGACGGAAGTTGTAGCAACTGCTTTAATGTTAATATATTTTGACGTTCACTATTCTGAGAAACAACCAAATTATAGTTATCTGTTGCTAATTGTGCTTTTAGTAAAACAAAGTCTTTCTTAGCAATACTACCTGCATTGTATTTTAACTCGCCTAATGTAAGTTGTGCTTTTGAGGTTGCTACAATTTCATTTAAATACACACTATTTTCTTTAGCCAAAAGAATAGTTAAATAGGCCTGCGTAATTAGTATTGTGATATCATTCTGAGCAGCATCAGCATTAAATTGTGCCGATTTTATAAATAATTCTTTCTGTTTAATGTCATTATTCAGATATCCTCCATTGTATAAAACCATAGATGATCCCAAAGAATAATTACCTGCAAAACTAGACTGGGTTTGAAAACCTCCAACCACTAAATCTGCATTTTTTGAATTAGTAAAAGTCTGTGATGCATTACCCAAAAGATTAGGATACTTAGCTGCTTTGGATAACAATAAATCTTGTTCTGTAGATTTAGTTGTTAACCGTAATGTATTAATTTGAATGTTCTGTTGCTTAGAATAAGCAATACATTGTTCAAGATTCCATACTGTAGGCAATGGATTAGATTCAATTGTTTGTGCTGAACTACGTACACCATGAATTATCAAAATCGCCATTAAAGTATTTATCATAAATGACCTCATACTTGTAGTTATTTTAAATTAAAAAAATAAAATGTAACCTGAGTCTTAGATAATAAAAATTGCTTTGAGCCTATTATGGATTTGACTAAAAAAGGGGATTTGGTACATTATTCATAGTAACATTGTCCAAAACGATTAATCACATCAAATATAACGATTATTTTAACAATTTTACCGAAACAAAATCATTATAATCATAATTAAAATATAAATTAATCAATACACACTCGCTACTCATACCCTTTCATTAGGTGATAAATAAAAAATGATCAATTTAAGATGTGAGTGCTAAATGAAGATACAAATGCTAAGGCAATAAATTTAAATTGTCAAGCAAGATTTGATATTTCCTTCCAATAGGTAAAACTTCGGCATTACTCATCGTCAAAGTTTTAGACGTTAGCGTTCGTATTGCATGTTTGTTTACTATAAACGATCGATGTATTTGTATAAAGTTTACATTATCAATCTCTTTTGCAATACTAGAAAGCGATCCATATATGATAATGGGGATATCTAACTTATTGCTATATAGTTTCATGTAGTTGCCTAGACTTTCTATATAAATGATCTCTTTTAAAAGTATAGTTGCCATTTGACCATTTATACGATAAGAAAGCACTCCATCTTGATAACTGTTTTTTTCTTTTAAGCTTTTACCAGAAAAATAGGCTTTTGCTTTATTAACTGCTTTACTAAATTTTTCAATAGAGATAGGCTTCAGCAAATAATCGATAGCATCGTTTTCATAAGCGGAGAGAGCAAAATCAGAATAGGCTGTAGTTACAATAGTAAGCGGGCGATTGGGCTGCAATTCCATTAACTCTACACCAGATATAACTGGCATATTAATATCCAGAAAGATAATATCATAGATGTTTTCATTGAGCATTTTTAAGGCCTCCATACCACTAAAGGCACTTCCTGAATGTTCTAGATCATCATATTTTGCAATATGTGAAGCTAAAGCTTTGTGAGCAGGCGTCTCATCATCTATTATAAGGCAGCGGTAGGTAAATCCCATATTTTTAATTTTATACTAAATAAATCTCCCTCTTTCACATATTTAAGTTCATGTTTTAATCCATAAACTTCAAGTCGTCTTTTAAGGTTTTCAATTCCAATACCAGTACTTGAAAGCCTAGAGCCCTCCATCAAAAAATTATTCTTTATCGAAAATGATAATTTTCCGCACTTAACACTTACATCAAGAATTATATATGGTGTAGTTGTTTCTCCCGAAAATTTAATAGCATTTTCTACTAATGGCAAAAAGAACAATGGCGATATTTCAATACCTTCAAAATGACCTTCATAATTTTGTGTAATCGAAAGACGCTCATTTCGAAAAGCATAATACTCTATATATTTTTTAATAAACTCCACTTCTTCAACAAGCAACACAAAATCTTTTTTTGTCGCTTCTATTTGATAGCGAAGCATATCCGAAAGGTTCAATATTCTATCCGGAAGTCTTTCTGGCGCAACCAATGATTCTCCATAAAGATTATTCATTGCATTGAGCAAAAAATGAGGATTGAGCTGTTGTTTTAAAAAAGAAAGCTCCGATTCGTAATTAATAAGATCCCTATTCGATTGAGAAATTTTTTGAACAATCCACAAATGAAGAAAATAAATTCCCGTTCCGTTGCAAACCAATGAAAATACAGACAACGTTTTTAGTCTACCAAGGTCTGCATATATAAAATACCTAGACAATATAAAGTAAAAACAAACCCAATAAGCAATAAAGAGCACAGCGAAGATTTTATACTTTTTTTCTAAAAAAAATGGCTTAATCAAAAAGGTATTGCTACATAATATTCCAAGATACATTGGGAAATACCCCAAGCAGATTTTCTTAAAAAGATAAAACCAACCCAGTTTTTGCTCACTAAACTCATCGTACACACAAACAAAAATAATTGCTATGGCAAAAATATTTATAATGATGTTTCTTAGGAAGACGTTTTGATAGATTTTAAAAAATTTCATGAATGCAAAATTAGCTTAATATTTAATTTATAAGCTTTTATAATACCAAAATTATACAAACGCCATTAGTATAAATCATGCGCCATTAGTATAATTGTTCTATTATAATAAGAAGCTACTCCCTACATTTGTTTCCGGTTTTTGTAACCTGACATCATGACTTTACTATCTTTTATACCTAAAACTATGAAACTAATAATTGTATACATAACACTATTACTATTGACTTCGTTACAAGCCATAAGTCAAGAAGAAGATCCTACAATGAAAGGCTTCATTAAAGGCGTAAAGAGAAACTTCCCGATTACTCGTACTTTCGACTTGCAATATGATCAATTTGGACCTACAAATTATAATTCTAAACTCTTAGGACAAGAGGATGAAAAAGGAAGATTTGACAACCACAACAGGTTAAAAATAGCAGTAAACTTACCTTTATATAAATCTAAATCACAGCGATTTGTTTTAACGAACACCTTCTTATATAAATATGAATCATATGGATTTGGTGATATTTATAATTTTAAGTCCAATACAACTCATTCAAGACCTACAAAAGATTTTCATTATTTTGCAGAAGCATTGAGTGCAACCTATGTGTCTTCCCTATTTAACAAGCCTATAATTTATAACGCTACTATGATAGTAGATGGAAACGAAGATAATGTACAGCGAATTAAAGGCTTCGTTACGGCAAGCTTAGTTCTTAAGAAAACAGCAAATACTACTATCACAGCTGGGCTTTTGGTAATTGCCGATCCGTCATCAATAGTTCCTATCGCGCCTTTGTTTACCTATAACCATCAGTTTGTTAACTCTAAATGGGAAGTTGGTATAATCCTTCCAAAAAGCATCCTTTTTAGAAGAGAATTACTAGAAAATGGGCGTATTTCGTTTGGTACTGAATTTGATTCCGAAAATTTTTACTTAAATATAAAAGAGTCCCAATTAAAAGGAGTCTATGAAGTGAATTCTCTTGAGCTAAAATCTGGCATAACCTATGAATATCACTTGGATAGAAAAATCATAGGCACATTTAAAACAGGAATAAACAATATTTTAAGCACCCGTGTTACAGAACGAGGAGAACGTACCGACAAATATATTTACGAAAACAAACAAGATGCTCAAGCTTATTTTAGACTTGGTTTATCATACAATCCATTTTAGAAAAAATATATTTTCCCAAATAAAAATGCACCAATAAAAAAGAAATCATGATCGAAATTTTTAAAACAAATGTTCAAAACGAAAGCGACACTACTATCATTATAAAAAGCATTCAAGAATATTTTCATGATCATCAAATAAATTTTGATTTGGAAGATTGTGACAAAATACTGCGAATTGAAGCTAATCAAATAGAATCTTGCAAAATCATAGAACTTCTTAATATCCTTAATTTTGATTGCATCAAACTAGATTAAAAAATTATACGCAAAAAAAAAGAACCGCCTATTTATAGACGGTTCTTTTTTTAAAAAACAATTTGCAGTCTCAGTTTACAATTTGCAGTCTCAGTTTACAGTTTGCAGTCTCAGTTTACAGTAAACATTTCACTTCTCACAGTTTACATTTTTCATCTCACTTCTCACTTTTCACTTTTCACAAATAACCTCTCACACATCTACAAACTAAAGCTCATTCTTCCAAAGTAGTAAGCTCCAGTTGTTCCCATTTGTACAGGAGCATATTTAAACACACCATAATAGCTGTTTTCATAAATTTGTCTGTCTGGAAAAACATCCAATAGGTTATTAGCTCCTAAAGCAATCTGGATTTTTGGAGTTATTTTATAAGCAACAGTTAAATCTGTAACTACTTTTCCGTTATGTTTTTGAATTCCTCCAAATGGGAATCCATCACGAATTACTTCTCCAAAATAGGTGTTTCTCAATAAAAAGTTCCATTTACTTAAACTATAATTTATTGCAAAAGTTCCTTTGTGTTTTGGAGTATTTGTTTCAATCAAACTTCTTTCTTGTGGTCCGTAATAAACATCTTCTTGGCC encodes:
- a CDS encoding efflux RND transporter periplasmic adaptor subunit; this encodes MKKSKLIIIIIIGLLLIGCIGYFIFHKEGNTVELITEKPHYGDIATSVTATGKIQPVDTVAVGTQVSGTIQKVFVDFNSVVKKGQLLAQIDQSLFLAQVEQITANLQLAKSNLSYQSSNYNRQTELYKAGGISRADFEAAKNQYEVARDNVNSVTAQLKSAQRNLSFTNISSPIDGTVLSRKVSEGQTVAASLNTPTLFSIAKDLTKMQVQASVDEADVGNVKVGEKATFTVDAFPDDVFDGTVIEVRLQPAISSNVVTYTTIINASNDALKLKPGMTANIIIYTKEVKNALLISAKAIAFQPDSTLGKQFKIRKLFLGSIKDKKGKGNYKNKNEPANKFQKDSTDHKKAIVWKKVGDSLLPIHIKIGLDDDVNVQVLKGITEQDEIITGVNALKQVKNSKGTEQSPFIPKRGGGGSGKR
- a CDS encoding TolC family protein, with the protein product MRSFMINTLMAILIIHGVRSSAQTIESNPLPTVWNLEQCIAYSKQQNIQINTLRLTTKSTEQDLLLSKAAKYPNLLGNASQTFTNSKNADLVVGGFQTQSSFAGNYSLGSSMVLYNGGYLNNDIKQKELFIKSAQFNADAAQNDITILITQAYLTILLAKENSVYLNEIVATSKAQLTLGELKYNAGSIAKKDFVLLKAQLATDNYNLVVSQNSERQNILTLKQLLQLPSGYNLNIQKPENLATTLPVVNLDEAQKIALEQRPEVKSSLLGKEAADLELLKSKASFKPTLSASGTLASGYSDNQSTSFGSQLDNNFYQRVGLSLTIPVFNNRIARTSVEKSKIAIDQSKLDLTNTETVLSQKVEQAYINVLNAQSQFAAANEQLEANTENYRIANEQLRLGGINTVDYLLEKNLYVQALQNFIQAKFNAVVSLKIYDFYRGDPIKL
- a CDS encoding LytR/AlgR family response regulator transcription factor gives rise to the protein MGFTYRCLIIDDETPAHKALASHIAKYDDLEHSGSAFSGMEALKMLNENIYDIIFLDINMPVISGVELMELQPNRPLTIVTTAYSDFALSAYENDAIDYLLKPISIEKFSKAVNKAKAYFSGKSLKEKNSYQDGVLSYRINGQMATILLKEIIYIESLGNYMKLYSNKLDIPIIIYGSLSSIAKEIDNVNFIQIHRSFIVNKHAIRTLTSKTLTMSNAEVLPIGRKYQILLDNLNLLP
- a CDS encoding histidine kinase, yielding MNNLYGESLVAPERLPDRILNLSDMLRYQIEATKKDFVLLVEEVEFIKKYIEYYAFRNERLSITQNYEGHFEGIEISPLFFLPLVENAIKFSGETTTPYIILDVSVKCGKLSFSIKNNFLMEGSRLSSTGIGIENLKRRLEVYGLKHELKYVKEGDLFSIKLKIWDLPTAAL